The Streptomyces sp. NBC_01775 genome includes a region encoding these proteins:
- a CDS encoding TenA family protein produces the protein MLQEELKALAEPVLEKVKAHPFWAGLRDGSLPGEALAHFVEQDTGHLLPAYARALARTAAAAEQDAHTALLGRSITGTLEARDRLRGKYAELAEGLGLPGPADPVPEAGPATHAHCAFFNAASAASFAAGVGALLPMVWFNFQVSNDLLERHTPGSRYAKWIEAYHPGEGYGYAVRAFMGLADEIGETATPAERARLVGHFGSGIRHEWAFAEAAWSRPGWPV, from the coding sequence ATGCTTCAGGAGGAACTGAAGGCGCTGGCCGAGCCGGTGCTGGAGAAGGTGAAGGCCCACCCGTTCTGGGCGGGGCTGCGGGACGGCTCGCTGCCGGGTGAGGCGCTGGCCCACTTCGTCGAGCAGGACACCGGGCACCTGCTGCCCGCCTACGCGCGGGCGCTGGCCCGTACGGCCGCCGCGGCCGAACAGGACGCGCACACGGCGCTGCTGGGCCGTTCGATCACCGGCACGCTGGAGGCGCGGGACCGGCTGCGCGGCAAGTACGCCGAACTGGCCGAAGGGCTGGGGCTGCCCGGGCCCGCGGACCCGGTGCCGGAGGCGGGGCCCGCCACCCACGCGCACTGCGCCTTCTTCAACGCCGCCTCCGCCGCCTCCTTCGCGGCCGGGGTGGGGGCGCTGCTGCCGATGGTGTGGTTCAACTTCCAGGTCTCGAACGACCTGCTGGAGCGGCACACCCCCGGCTCCCGCTACGCGAAGTGGATCGAGGCGTACCACCCCGGCGAGGGCTACGGCTACGCGGTGCGGGCCTTCATGGGCCTGGCCGACGAGATCGGCGAGACGGCCACACCGGCCGAACGCGCCCGGCTGGTGGGGCACTTCGGGTCCGGGATCCGCCACGAGTGGGCCTTCGCCGAGGCCGCCTGGTCCCGCCCCGGCTGGCCCGTATGA
- a CDS encoding ferredoxin gives MLRVTANPDTCAVSSLCVYRLPGVFDQDDDGLVVVLDETPDAELHEEVRRAARGCPTKSIHVAEH, from the coding sequence ATGCTCCGTGTGACGGCGAACCCGGACACCTGCGCGGTCAGCAGCCTGTGCGTGTACCGCCTGCCGGGGGTGTTCGACCAGGACGACGACGGGCTGGTCGTCGTCCTGGACGAGACGCCCGACGCCGAGCTGCACGAGGAGGTGCGGCGGGCCGCGCGCGGCTGCCCCACCAAGTCCATCCACGTGGCCGAACACTGA
- a CDS encoding nucleotide disphospho-sugar-binding domain-containing protein — translation MRVLFTTWAWPSHLYALVPLAWACRSAGHEVLVVSQPELLGQIGSTGLPGAAVGKDVDGVGMVRGYVLPSADDPTGDKRAPRGGKGPRALRMFTAHADSMVDGVTGTARRWGADLVVYEPTALAGPLAAAAAGVPAVRLLYGTDLMARARGLLPEALAPLAERVGVDPAGYDPFGAVTIDPCPPGFQVPSEHPVLPMRYVPFNGPGGPPDPPLPPPGRGRRRIVVTWGHTMARLDPELFLAGHAARALATLPGTETVLAVTSAQRPLLGTLPEGVRVVEDAPLHSLLDGADLVVAHGGAGTVLTSLRAGLPLLLVPQLPDHAGHSARVVATGAGGVLTRDEASAARLREEAARLLDAKEGAAPREAARALRDGMLERPAPASVVGELEERVVACAA, via the coding sequence ATGCGCGTACTGTTCACCACCTGGGCCTGGCCCTCTCACCTGTACGCGCTCGTTCCGCTCGCCTGGGCCTGCCGGAGCGCGGGCCACGAGGTGCTGGTCGTCAGCCAGCCGGAGCTGCTGGGGCAGATCGGGTCGACGGGGCTGCCGGGGGCCGCCGTCGGCAAGGACGTGGACGGCGTGGGCATGGTGCGCGGCTATGTGCTGCCCAGCGCCGACGACCCGACCGGCGACAAGCGGGCGCCGCGCGGCGGCAAAGGCCCGCGCGCGCTGCGGATGTTCACGGCGCACGCCGACTCCATGGTGGACGGCGTCACCGGGACGGCCCGCCGCTGGGGCGCCGATCTGGTGGTGTACGAGCCGACGGCGCTGGCGGGCCCGCTCGCGGCTGCCGCGGCCGGAGTGCCGGCCGTACGGCTGCTGTACGGCACCGACCTGATGGCGCGGGCCCGGGGCCTGCTGCCGGAGGCCCTGGCGCCGCTGGCCGAGCGGGTGGGGGTGGACCCGGCGGGCTACGACCCGTTCGGCGCGGTGACGATCGACCCGTGTCCGCCCGGCTTCCAGGTGCCCTCGGAGCATCCGGTGCTGCCGATGCGCTACGTCCCGTTCAACGGGCCCGGCGGACCGCCCGATCCGCCGCTGCCGCCGCCCGGCCGCGGGCGCCGGCGGATCGTCGTCACCTGGGGGCACACGATGGCGCGGCTGGACCCGGAGCTGTTCCTGGCCGGGCACGCCGCGCGGGCGCTGGCCACGCTGCCGGGCACCGAGACGGTGCTGGCGGTCACCTCCGCGCAGCGCCCCCTGCTGGGCACGCTGCCCGAGGGGGTGCGCGTCGTCGAGGACGCGCCGCTGCACTCGCTGCTGGACGGCGCCGACCTGGTGGTGGCGCACGGCGGCGCCGGGACGGTGCTGACCTCGCTGCGCGCTGGGCTTCCGCTGCTGCTGGTGCCCCAACTGCCCGACCACGCCGGCCACTCGGCGCGCGTGGTGGCCACCGGCGCCGGCGGGGTGCTGACACGGGACGAGGCGAGCGCGGCGCGGCTGCGCGAGGAGGCGGCCCGGCTGCTGGACGCGAAGGAGGGCGCGGCCCCGCGCGAGGCGGCGCGCGCGCTGCGGGACGGCATGCTGGAGCGGCCCGCTCCGGCCTCGGTCGTGGGAGAGCTGGAGGAGCGGGTGGTCGCATGTGCGGCATAG
- a CDS encoding LysR substrate-binding domain-containing protein, with amino-acid sequence MRAWAEHGLGITLLPGFAVADNLRSGAPARPALPLPDLSLRLMWRADRESSPGVRDLRYAAAGADQGGSTALRLFP; translated from the coding sequence ATGCGTGCCTGGGCCGAGCACGGGCTCGGCATCACGCTGCTGCCCGGGTTCGCGGTCGCCGACAATCTCCGCTCCGGCGCCCCGGCCCGGCCGGCCCTGCCGCTGCCGGACCTCAGCCTGCGGCTCATGTGGCGGGCCGACCGCGAGTCCTCGCCCGGCGTACGCGACCTCCGGTACGCGGCGGCCGGCGCCGACCAGGGCGGCTCCACCGCGCTCCGACTCTTCCCCTAG
- the asnB gene encoding asparagine synthase (glutamine-hydrolyzing), whose amino-acid sequence MCGIAGWVDYARDLSEDAAAVRTMVGTLANRGPDDEAVWTDGDIALGHRRLAVIDVADSTQPMTAVEDGRTLAVLAHNGEIYNYRELRAELTSRGHRFRTAGDTEVVLRAYLEWGERCAEHLDGMFAFAVWDPRRRELLLVRDRLGIKPLYYARTPHGLLFGSEPKALLAHPSLECVVDAEGLAELLAYIATPGHAVYRGMRELPAGHVAVLRPGPGGAALSESRYWALPQHEHPDDLETTVATVRGLLQESVAGHLLADVPLCTLLSGGVDSSAIAAFAARSLGDGSRPRTFAVDFEGHTERFRKDFWHEDPDAPYAVEVARHVGADHEPVVLRTSDLADPVVDAAALRSQDLPRPIPDMDRSLYLLLRAVRQRSTVALMGEVADELFGGYQSFRDPTLVDTANFPWVTMGLRVAPHGMSTGLLDPGLLRKIDVPGYSAQRWSETVGEVPDLPGEAETERVMRRVGYAHLTRWLPLLLSRDDRLSMAVGLELRVPYCDHRLVEYVHNIPWAMKTADGREKSVLRSAVADLLPASVTQRRKSPFPITQDPRYGQVLRERFNAVVADPASPVRPLLDGPACAELAGEDRPVAVDGWGERRNVEMVLQLDAWLRHYRVRLDL is encoded by the coding sequence ATGTGCGGCATAGCGGGCTGGGTCGACTACGCCCGGGACCTGAGCGAGGACGCCGCGGCCGTCCGCACCATGGTCGGCACCCTCGCCAACCGGGGCCCCGACGACGAGGCGGTGTGGACCGACGGCGACATCGCGCTCGGCCACCGCAGGCTGGCGGTCATCGACGTCGCCGACAGCACCCAGCCGATGACGGCCGTCGAGGACGGCCGCACCCTGGCGGTGCTGGCGCACAACGGCGAGATCTACAACTACCGCGAGCTGCGGGCCGAACTGACCTCCCGGGGGCACCGGTTCCGTACGGCAGGGGACACCGAGGTCGTGCTGCGCGCCTATCTGGAGTGGGGCGAGCGGTGCGCCGAGCACCTGGACGGGATGTTCGCGTTCGCCGTGTGGGACCCGCGCCGACGCGAACTGCTGCTCGTCAGGGACCGGTTGGGCATCAAGCCGCTGTACTACGCCCGGACACCGCACGGTCTGCTCTTCGGCTCCGAGCCCAAGGCGCTGCTGGCGCACCCCTCGCTGGAGTGCGTGGTGGACGCCGAGGGCCTGGCCGAGCTGCTGGCCTACATCGCCACCCCGGGGCACGCCGTCTACCGGGGCATGCGGGAGCTGCCCGCCGGGCACGTCGCCGTGCTGCGCCCGGGGCCCGGCGGCGCCGCGCTGAGCGAGTCGCGGTACTGGGCGCTGCCCCAGCACGAGCACCCCGACGACCTGGAGACCACCGTCGCGACCGTGCGCGGACTGCTCCAGGAGTCGGTGGCCGGGCATCTGCTGGCCGATGTGCCGCTGTGCACGCTGCTGTCGGGCGGGGTGGACTCCAGCGCGATCGCCGCGTTCGCGGCGCGCTCGCTGGGCGACGGGAGCCGGCCGCGCACGTTCGCCGTGGACTTCGAGGGGCACACCGAGCGCTTCCGCAAGGACTTCTGGCACGAGGACCCGGACGCGCCCTACGCCGTGGAGGTCGCCCGGCACGTGGGCGCCGACCACGAACCGGTGGTGCTGCGCACCTCCGACCTGGCCGACCCGGTGGTGGACGCGGCGGCCCTGCGCTCCCAGGATCTGCCCCGGCCGATCCCCGACATGGACCGCTCGCTGTATCTGCTGCTGCGCGCCGTGCGGCAGCGCTCGACGGTCGCGCTGATGGGCGAGGTCGCCGACGAACTCTTCGGCGGCTACCAGTCCTTCCGCGACCCGACGCTGGTGGACACCGCGAACTTCCCCTGGGTGACGATGGGTTTGCGGGTCGCGCCGCACGGGATGAGCACGGGTCTGCTGGACCCGGGCCTGCTGCGGAAGATCGACGTACCCGGATACTCGGCGCAGCGCTGGTCGGAGACCGTCGGCGAGGTCCCGGACCTGCCGGGTGAGGCGGAGACCGAGCGGGTCATGCGGCGGGTGGGGTACGCGCATCTGACGCGCTGGCTGCCGCTGCTGCTCTCGCGCGACGACCGGCTGAGCATGGCGGTGGGCCTGGAGCTGCGGGTGCCCTACTGCGACCACCGGCTGGTGGAGTACGTGCACAACATCCCGTGGGCGATGAAGACGGCGGACGGCCGGGAGAAGAGCGTGCTGCGCTCGGCCGTGGCCGACCTGCTGCCCGCCTCGGTGACCCAGCGCCGCAAGTCGCCCTTCCCCATCACCCAGGACCCGCGCTACGGGCAGGTGCTGCGCGAGCGCTTCAACGCGGTCGTCGCGGACCCGGCGTCTCCGGTGCGTCCGCTGCTGGACGGGCCGGCGTGCGCGGAGCTGGCGGGCGAGGACCGGCCGGTCGCCGTGGACGGGTGGGGCGAGCGCCGCAACGTCGAGATGGTCCTCCAGCTCGACGCCTGGCTGCGGCACTACCGGGTGCGGCTGGATCTGTGA
- a CDS encoding MMPL family transporter, whose amino-acid sequence MATYLYKLGRFAFRRRGLVALLWVVLLGIAGAAAASAPTATATAFSVPGTEAQKAFDLLEDRFPGAKADGATARVVFKAPGGEKITDPGNKADIHRVVTDLKSGSEQVASVADPFMAKAISKDGSTAYVSVSYDVSSMELTDDSRTALEKTGEKARDSGMTVEVGGDALTAVPETGSGEIIGVAVAAVVLVITFGSLVAAGLPLLTALIGVGIGVSSITALATVMDLGSTTSILAMMIGLAVGIDYALFVLSRYRAELAEGRERADAAGRAVGTAGSAVVFAGLTVVIALVGLAVVNIPMLTKMGIAAAGTVAIAVLVALTLVPALMGFAGKRVMGRKARKAADAEKEGAEKGGGGKENAGTRWARFVQRRPVAVLLMGVLGLGVIAVPATSLELGLPDDGSQPTSTTQRKAYDLLSDGFGPGFNGPLMLAVDAQGSDDPQSAVNRTVREISRLDGIATSTPPKFNKAGDTAMVTVVPDSKPSSAQTEELVHSIRDTGADLRADTGANVLVTGATAMNIDVSQKLNDALLPYLALVVGLAFLLLMVVFRSVLVPLKAALGFLLSVVAALGAVVAVFQWGWLGGLFGVEQTGPVMSMMPIFMVGVVFGLAMDYEVFLVTRMREAYVHGESPGEAIVTGFRHGARVVTAAAVIMIAVFAGFIGSSEAMVKMIGFGLAVAVFFDAFVVRMALVPAVLSLLGKRAWWLPGWLARALPNVDIEGDKLSEAAPRAALPAQPGADEREGEHVSTRS is encoded by the coding sequence CCCGGCGCCAAGGCCGACGGCGCCACAGCGCGCGTCGTCTTCAAGGCCCCGGGCGGTGAGAAGATCACCGACCCCGGGAACAAGGCCGACATCCACCGCGTCGTCACCGACCTGAAGTCCGGCTCGGAGCAGGTGGCGAGCGTCGCCGACCCGTTCATGGCCAAGGCCATCAGCAAGGACGGCTCGACCGCCTACGTCTCGGTCTCCTACGACGTCAGCTCGATGGAGCTGACCGACGACAGCCGCACGGCGCTGGAGAAGACCGGCGAGAAGGCCCGTGACAGCGGGATGACGGTGGAGGTCGGCGGCGACGCCCTGACCGCCGTCCCGGAGACCGGCTCCGGCGAGATCATCGGCGTGGCCGTCGCCGCCGTCGTGCTGGTCATCACCTTCGGCTCGCTCGTCGCCGCGGGGCTGCCGCTGCTGACCGCGCTGATCGGCGTGGGCATCGGCGTCTCCAGCATCACCGCGCTGGCCACTGTGATGGACCTGGGCAGCACGACCTCCATCCTGGCGATGATGATCGGCCTGGCGGTCGGTATCGACTACGCCCTGTTCGTCCTCTCCCGCTACCGCGCCGAACTCGCCGAGGGACGCGAGCGGGCGGACGCCGCCGGGCGGGCCGTGGGCACGGCGGGCTCCGCCGTGGTCTTCGCCGGGCTGACCGTCGTCATCGCGCTGGTCGGGCTGGCCGTCGTCAACATCCCGATGCTCACCAAGATGGGGATCGCCGCGGCCGGGACCGTCGCGATCGCCGTGCTCGTCGCGCTCACCCTCGTCCCCGCGCTGATGGGCTTCGCGGGCAAGCGGGTGATGGGCCGCAAGGCCCGCAAGGCGGCCGACGCCGAGAAGGAGGGCGCCGAGAAGGGGGGCGGGGGCAAGGAGAACGCCGGGACCCGGTGGGCGCGGTTCGTGCAGCGGCGCCCGGTCGCGGTGCTGCTGATGGGCGTGCTCGGCCTCGGCGTCATCGCCGTTCCCGCGACCTCGCTCGAACTGGGCCTGCCCGACGACGGCTCCCAGCCCACGAGCACCACCCAGCGCAAGGCGTACGACCTGCTGTCGGACGGCTTCGGGCCGGGGTTCAACGGTCCGCTGATGCTCGCCGTCGACGCGCAGGGCAGCGATGACCCGCAGTCCGCCGTGAACCGCACCGTGCGGGAGATCTCCCGGCTGGACGGCATCGCCACCAGCACGCCGCCGAAGTTCAACAAGGCGGGCGACACCGCGATGGTGACCGTCGTCCCGGACTCCAAGCCCTCCTCGGCGCAGACCGAGGAGCTGGTGCACTCCATCCGGGACACCGGCGCCGACCTGCGTGCCGACACGGGAGCCAACGTCCTGGTCACCGGCGCGACGGCGATGAACATCGACGTGTCCCAGAAGCTCAACGACGCGCTGCTGCCCTACCTCGCACTGGTGGTGGGCCTGGCGTTCCTGCTGCTGATGGTCGTCTTCCGCTCGGTGCTGGTGCCGCTGAAGGCCGCGCTCGGCTTCCTGCTGTCCGTCGTGGCCGCACTGGGTGCCGTGGTCGCGGTCTTCCAGTGGGGCTGGCTCGGAGGCCTGTTCGGGGTCGAGCAGACCGGCCCTGTGATGTCGATGATGCCGATCTTCATGGTGGGGGTGGTCTTCGGCCTCGCCATGGACTACGAGGTCTTCCTCGTGACCCGGATGCGCGAGGCGTATGTGCACGGGGAGTCGCCGGGCGAGGCCATCGTCACCGGGTTCCGGCACGGGGCGCGCGTGGTCACCGCCGCCGCCGTCATCATGATCGCGGTCTTCGCCGGGTTCATCGGATCCAGCGAGGCCATGGTCAAGATGATCGGGTTCGGCCTGGCCGTCGCCGTCTTCTTCGACGCCTTCGTGGTGCGCATGGCGCTCGTGCCCGCCGTGCTCAGCCTGCTGGGCAAGCGCGCCTGGTGGCTGCCCGGGTGGCTGGCACGGGCGCTGCCCAACGTCGACATCGAGGGCGACAAGCTGAGCGAGGCGGCCCCGCGTGCCGCACTGCCCGCCCAGCCCGGCGCCGATGAGCGGGAAGGGGAGCACGTCTCCACCCGGAGCTGA
- a CDS encoding NAD(P)-binding domain-containing protein: MEAPSRPPFRVMLRMEIDPDRRREFERTWRDVGTGIAREPANRGQTLVRSVEDESVYYVITDWADEPSFRSFELSEAHVENRRRLAPYRRGGEMILTQTVYELPPTPSSSPSPTPGPQPTSAQLLEGDGDSDDGHLAFIGLGNMGGGMAHRLLDAGRTLTVHNRTPSRAEPLAEAGATVAASAAEAAKGRSVVLLSLADEAAVEDVLFGQVAEVLAPGAVVIDTSTVSPAYARECAERLARTGLRRVEACVVGNPFQAREGKLRVYTSGEEDDIAGVADVLDTLGAQVVHLGAPGTAATLKLIFNLLLGAQVASLAEAVAYGVAAGLDRDKLLSSIAESGFSSIVMRFRAELMRKGAYEPAFFRSTLMEKDLRLALGDAVAAGVPLPVLDSVRECFARVNEAGDGGKDASVVIEHTTKPVTAPVTKGASS, translated from the coding sequence ATGGAAGCTCCCTCCCGGCCCCCCTTCCGCGTCATGTTGCGGATGGAGATCGATCCGGACAGGCGGCGGGAGTTCGAACGCACCTGGCGGGACGTCGGCACGGGCATCGCCCGCGAGCCCGCCAACAGAGGCCAGACGCTGGTGCGTTCGGTCGAGGACGAGAGCGTGTACTACGTCATCACCGACTGGGCCGACGAGCCGTCGTTCCGCTCCTTCGAGCTGAGCGAGGCGCACGTGGAGAACCGGCGCAGGCTCGCGCCATACCGCAGGGGCGGCGAGATGATCCTCACCCAGACGGTGTACGAACTGCCGCCCACGCCGAGTTCGTCCCCTTCCCCGACGCCGGGGCCGCAGCCCACGTCCGCCCAGTTGCTGGAGGGCGACGGCGACAGCGACGACGGCCACCTCGCCTTCATCGGCCTGGGCAACATGGGCGGCGGCATGGCACACCGCCTCCTGGACGCCGGGCGCACCCTCACCGTCCACAACCGCACCCCGTCCAGGGCCGAACCCCTCGCCGAGGCGGGCGCGACCGTGGCCGCGAGCGCGGCGGAGGCCGCCAAGGGCCGCTCCGTCGTCCTGCTGAGCCTCGCCGACGAGGCGGCCGTCGAGGACGTGCTGTTCGGACAGGTGGCCGAGGTCCTGGCGCCCGGGGCCGTCGTCATCGACACCTCCACCGTCTCGCCCGCCTACGCCCGCGAGTGCGCCGAGCGCCTCGCCCGCACCGGCCTGCGACGGGTCGAGGCATGCGTCGTCGGCAACCCCTTCCAGGCCCGCGAGGGCAAGCTCCGCGTCTACACCAGCGGCGAGGAGGACGACATCGCCGGTGTGGCCGACGTCCTCGACACCCTTGGCGCGCAGGTCGTCCACCTCGGCGCGCCGGGTACGGCGGCCACCCTCAAGCTCATCTTCAACCTGCTGCTGGGCGCCCAGGTCGCCTCCCTCGCCGAGGCCGTCGCCTACGGTGTCGCGGCCGGGCTCGACCGCGACAAGCTGCTGTCCTCCATCGCGGAGAGCGGGTTCAGCTCGATCGTGATGCGCTTCCGCGCCGAACTGATGCGCAAGGGTGCCTACGAGCCCGCGTTCTTCCGCTCCACGCTCATGGAGAAGGACCTGCGCCTCGCCCTGGGCGACGCGGTGGCGGCCGGCGTCCCACTGCCCGTCCTCGACTCCGTACGTGAGTGCTTCGCGCGCGTCAACGAGGCGGGCGACGGCGGCAAGGACGCGTCCGTGGTGATCGAGCACACCACGAAGCCGGTTACGGCGCCGGTCACGAAGGGCGCCTCGTCGTGA
- a CDS encoding cytochrome P450: protein MSTQTPPRYPFAWTPPMQVPEALKHVHGSSAMEVTLPSGDTATLVTRYKDVRALFADKRLSRNIARPDCARISKDNDLFMDPEIDPDPPKHTQVRSLVTKAFTARRIEALRPYVQEVADGLLDEMAAGPRPVELNEALAFPLPIMVICKLLGVPPEDRDQFREYVDGFLSVTKMPPEQVGQCRQNLWKYLGDLIDAKREKPGDDLVSELIRVTDEEDNRLNDHELHFWCQGLLIAGYVTTASQIGTGTAVLLYHPELVREIQADWSLVPSTVEELLRTQIMGSSVGTMRYAVEDIPLSDGTVIKTGTSVLLSEEGANMDPEVFDKPFELDIKRQDNHHMTFGAGIHYCVGAALARMELQVATESLLRRFPDIKLAVPADELPRALGGFMEGFTEIPVEW from the coding sequence GTGAGCACTCAGACCCCGCCCAGGTACCCGTTCGCCTGGACCCCGCCCATGCAGGTGCCCGAGGCCCTCAAGCATGTGCACGGCAGCTCCGCGATGGAGGTGACGCTGCCGAGCGGGGACACGGCGACGCTGGTGACCCGTTACAAGGACGTGCGCGCCCTGTTCGCCGACAAGCGGCTGTCGCGCAACATCGCGCGGCCGGACTGCGCGCGGATCTCCAAGGACAACGACCTGTTCATGGACCCGGAGATCGACCCGGACCCGCCCAAGCACACCCAGGTGCGCTCGCTGGTCACCAAGGCGTTCACAGCCCGCCGTATCGAGGCGCTGCGCCCCTACGTCCAGGAGGTCGCCGACGGGCTGCTGGACGAGATGGCCGCCGGTCCGCGGCCCGTCGAGCTGAACGAGGCGCTGGCGTTCCCGCTGCCGATCATGGTGATCTGCAAGCTGCTGGGCGTACCGCCCGAGGACCGCGACCAGTTCCGCGAGTACGTCGACGGCTTCTTGTCGGTCACCAAGATGCCGCCCGAGCAGGTCGGCCAGTGCCGGCAGAACCTGTGGAAGTACCTGGGCGACCTGATCGACGCCAAGCGCGAGAAGCCGGGCGACGACCTGGTGAGCGAGCTGATCCGGGTCACCGACGAGGAGGACAACCGGCTCAACGACCACGAGCTGCACTTCTGGTGCCAGGGGCTGCTGATCGCCGGGTATGTGACGACGGCCAGCCAGATCGGCACCGGCACGGCCGTGCTGCTGTACCACCCGGAGCTGGTGCGCGAGATCCAGGCCGACTGGTCGCTGGTGCCCTCCACCGTCGAGGAGCTGCTGCGCACCCAGATCATGGGCTCGTCGGTGGGCACCATGCGCTACGCGGTGGAGGACATCCCCCTCTCGGACGGCACCGTCATCAAGACGGGTACGAGCGTGCTGCTGTCGGAGGAGGGCGCCAACATGGACCCGGAGGTCTTCGACAAGCCCTTCGAGCTGGACATCAAGCGGCAGGACAACCACCACATGACGTTCGGCGCCGGCATCCACTACTGCGTGGGCGCCGCGCTGGCCCGCATGGAGCTCCAGGTCGCGACGGAATCGCTGCTGCGCCGCTTCCCCGACATCAAACTGGCCGTGCCCGCCGACGAACTGCCCAGGGCGCTGGGCGGATTCATGGAGGGCTTCACCGAGATACCCGTGGAGTGGTGA
- a CDS encoding SDR family oxidoreductase — translation MGARTGSALEGRVALVTGGSRGIGAATARALAAEGAAVAVSYLSSPDRAEEVVADIRATGSQAAAYEADQADSQQVTGLVDTVVADFGRLDILVNNAAHYTTGVLVDPDRDQAAFDRQLTANVAGVGAAVRAAARHLGDGGRVVTVGSHLSSRAGFPGVADYAATKAAVIGYSKGAARDLAPRGITVNVVQPGSVATDMNPDDGPFADVQRAANAMGRFGRPEEIAAGVVFLAGPAASFVTGTVLTIDGGYLA, via the coding sequence ATGGGGGCCAGGACAGGCAGCGCGCTTGAGGGCAGGGTCGCGCTGGTGACCGGCGGATCGCGGGGTATCGGCGCGGCCACCGCCCGCGCCCTGGCCGCTGAGGGCGCCGCGGTGGCGGTCAGCTACCTCTCCTCCCCGGACCGGGCCGAAGAGGTGGTGGCGGACATCAGGGCCACCGGCTCCCAGGCCGCCGCATACGAGGCCGACCAGGCCGATTCCCAGCAGGTCACCGGCCTGGTGGACACCGTCGTCGCCGACTTCGGGCGACTCGACATCCTCGTCAACAACGCGGCCCACTACACCACCGGCGTCCTGGTGGACCCGGACCGCGACCAGGCCGCCTTCGACCGGCAGTTGACCGCCAACGTGGCCGGGGTCGGCGCCGCCGTCCGCGCCGCGGCCCGCCACCTCGGTGACGGCGGGCGCGTCGTCACCGTCGGCTCCCACCTCTCCAGCCGCGCGGGCTTCCCCGGCGTCGCCGACTACGCCGCCACCAAGGCCGCGGTCATCGGCTACAGCAAGGGAGCGGCGCGCGACCTGGCACCCCGGGGCATCACCGTCAACGTCGTCCAGCCGGGCTCGGTGGCCACCGACATGAACCCCGACGACGGCCCCTTCGCGGACGTCCAGCGTGCCGCCAACGCGATGGGCCGCTTCGGAAGGCCGGAGGAGATCGCCGCGGGTGTCGTCTTCCTCGCCGGTCCGGCGGCCTCTTTCGTCACCGGCACCGTCCTCACCATCGACGGCGGCTATCTGGCCTGA
- a CDS encoding MarR family winged helix-turn-helix transcriptional regulator — translation MTREPGGEPEDAEREEERIQREVCRLAHRFTQRLDTHVRRVAEEFGLTASQVVALRELSEPITARTLAGRMLCEPSNATFVLDRLEGQGLIERRPHPTDRRAKQIALTPEGLRCRERVLARMSERSPLAPLASAQREQLCELLGALVEDS, via the coding sequence ATGACGAGGGAGCCCGGCGGGGAGCCGGAGGACGCGGAGCGGGAGGAGGAGCGGATCCAGCGCGAGGTGTGCCGGCTGGCCCACCGCTTCACCCAGCGGCTCGACACCCATGTGCGCCGAGTGGCCGAGGAGTTCGGCCTCACCGCATCCCAGGTGGTCGCGCTGCGTGAGCTGTCCGAGCCGATCACCGCGCGGACCCTCGCGGGCCGCATGCTCTGCGAACCCTCCAACGCGACGTTCGTGCTCGACAGGCTGGAGGGTCAGGGCCTGATCGAGCGCCGGCCCCACCCCACGGACCGCCGCGCCAAACAGATCGCGCTGACCCCCGAGGGCCTGCGCTGCCGGGAGCGGGTACTGGCCCGCATGAGCGAGCGATCCCCCCTCGCGCCACTGGCGAGCGCTCAACGCGAGCAGCTCTGCGAGCTGTTGGGCGCCCTGGTCGAGGACAGCTGA